From a single Loigolactobacillus coryniformis subsp. coryniformis KCTC 3167 = DSM 20001 genomic region:
- a CDS encoding THUMP domain-containing class I SAM-dependent RNA methyltransferase: protein MTTYNLIATTASGIEALAANELKTLGYHGQTENGRIRFTGDIKDIIRTNLWLRTADRIKIVVGEFKALTFDDLFEQVKALPWDDYLPLDAEFPVAGRSIKSKLYSVPDVQRLTKKAIVEKMSQVYHRRGRLPETGALFALEVSILKDHVMLTLDTTGPSLFKRGYRVEKGDAPLKENMAAALVAITNWHTDMPFLDPVCGSGTIPIEAALKGLNIAPGLKRAFSFEGWDWVPAELVADQRAEAAAARRDDVVLDIMGADIDGSMIEIARLNANEAGVLHDIDFKQLAVKDFRTDKHNGVIVANPPYGERLSDASSVHRLYQQMGDVYRPLTSWSKYILTSDLQFETYYGEKATKRRKLYNGALRTDLFQFWGKRVH from the coding sequence ATGACAACATATAATTTGATTGCAACAACTGCCAGCGGAATTGAAGCGCTAGCAGCCAATGAGTTAAAGACTTTAGGCTACCATGGTCAAACGGAAAACGGTCGGATCCGCTTCACTGGGGATATTAAGGACATCATTCGGACTAACTTGTGGTTACGTACTGCTGATCGGATCAAAATCGTCGTAGGTGAGTTTAAAGCACTTACGTTTGACGATTTGTTTGAACAAGTTAAGGCTTTACCGTGGGACGATTATTTACCGTTGGATGCCGAATTTCCAGTCGCTGGTCGTTCAATCAAGTCCAAGCTGTACAGTGTACCTGATGTACAACGGTTGACAAAAAAAGCGATCGTGGAAAAAATGAGTCAAGTTTATCATCGTCGGGGCCGTTTACCTGAAACTGGGGCCTTATTCGCTTTGGAAGTTAGTATTCTAAAGGATCACGTGATGTTGACCTTGGATACAACTGGCCCTAGCTTATTTAAGCGAGGTTATCGGGTAGAAAAGGGTGACGCACCGCTAAAAGAAAATATGGCGGCCGCTTTAGTTGCCATTACTAATTGGCACACGGATATGCCATTCTTAGATCCAGTGTGTGGTTCGGGCACGATTCCAATTGAAGCTGCGTTAAAAGGCTTAAATATTGCGCCAGGACTGAAACGCGCTTTTTCTTTTGAAGGCTGGGATTGGGTGCCCGCTGAGTTAGTAGCTGATCAACGTGCTGAAGCTGCGGCTGCACGCCGTGACGATGTTGTTTTAGATATCATGGGCGCCGATATCGATGGTAGCATGATTGAAATTGCCCGTTTAAATGCAAATGAAGCCGGCGTTTTGCACGACATTGATTTTAAACAATTAGCCGTGAAGGACTTCCGAACGGATAAACATAACGGGGTGATCGTTGCTAATCCGCCGTACGGGGAACGATTAAGTGATGCTAGCAGCGTCCATCGGCTGTATCAGCAAATGGGTGATGTGTATCGGCCGTTGACTAGTTGGAGTAAATATATTTTAACCAGTGATTTACAATTTGAAACTTATTACGGTGAAAAAGCGACGAAACGGCGTAAATTGTATAACGGGGCATTACGGACTGATTTATTCCAATTTTGGGGTAAACGTGTGCACTAG
- a CDS encoding IS30 family transposase yields the protein MQEQNTTVRKKGQHLTSFERGRIATLHSQGYSNRAIARALNVCHQTINNELCRGEIDQVKKVNGQRQYYAVYSPETAQAKYEANRAHCHRPLKLVGVADFIDYFTTHLRQDGWSPDAAVGRAKLEGLYQPEEMVSTKTLYHYIDAQLLEVRNLDLLEKTRHRAKHHHSIKHKRLAGRSIDERPKSIDQRQEFGHFELDTVVGKRNGQESVILTLIERQSRCQILRLIDGRDADSVNYELAKICQEYGSIMKSVTADNGAEFSEVGAVLTGVADLYYAHPYRSSERGTNEAHNRMIRRDVPKGLSMDILGPHDIQAVESKLNNLPRRQTGYQTPKALFSAASAG from the coding sequence ATGCAAGAACAGAATACCACAGTCAGAAAAAAAGGTCAGCACCTAACTTCGTTTGAACGAGGCAGAATTGCTACGCTGCACAGCCAAGGCTATTCCAATCGTGCAATTGCCAGAGCGCTTAATGTTTGTCATCAAACAATCAATAATGAATTGTGCCGCGGCGAGATCGACCAAGTAAAAAAAGTGAATGGTCAACGCCAATATTACGCTGTATACTCACCAGAAACAGCACAAGCTAAGTACGAAGCTAATCGAGCCCACTGTCATCGACCTTTGAAACTCGTCGGTGTCGCTGATTTTATCGACTATTTTACGACTCATTTGCGTCAAGATGGTTGGTCGCCTGATGCAGCAGTAGGACGGGCCAAACTTGAAGGCTTATATCAACCTGAGGAGATGGTCTCGACCAAGACGCTATACCACTATATTGATGCCCAGTTACTTGAAGTCCGTAATCTTGATCTACTCGAAAAAACGCGCCACCGTGCCAAACATCATCACTCGATCAAGCACAAGCGTCTGGCCGGACGGAGTATTGATGAACGGCCTAAAAGTATCGACCAGCGCCAAGAGTTCGGCCATTTCGAATTGGACACCGTGGTGGGCAAGCGCAACGGTCAAGAGAGTGTGATCTTAACGCTGATCGAGCGTCAATCCCGCTGCCAAATTCTACGTTTGATCGATGGTCGTGATGCCGATTCAGTCAACTATGAGCTGGCCAAGATCTGTCAAGAATACGGATCAATCATGAAGTCAGTTACTGCCGATAATGGCGCTGAGTTCTCGGAAGTTGGCGCTGTACTTACCGGTGTCGCTGACCTTTATTATGCCCATCCATATCGTTCCTCTGAGCGTGGGACTAACGAAGCGCATAATCGAATGATCCGCCGCGATGTACCCAAGGGTCTATCCATGGATATTTTGGGTCCTCATGATATCCAAGCAGTTGAGTCAAAGCTAAACAATTTACCGCGCCGGCAAACTGGCTATCAAACACCCAAAGCGCTTTTCTCCGCTGCTTCCGCCGGTTAA